A single window of Mycolicibacterium madagascariense DNA harbors:
- a CDS encoding flavin-containing monooxygenase, with the protein MSAPEHQVVVIGAGMAGLGVALCLSDLAVRSVLVDRDARVGASWRNRYDALRLNTGARYSHLPKRPYAKGTPQFPTRDQVIAHLDEHAGQRGIEWRMNTPVERVVRRTPSGWGVVTGEGIVDTAHVVVATGPAHTPSLPDWPGSESFAGEVLHSSAYRNPAPFAGKRVLVVGAGSSGMEIAHDLAKGGAAKVWLSVRTPPNLLPRTGPLGQPNDVLSRPLYRIPPRWADAISRRRRLAAFGDLTDLGLPIPEEGPFSRAHRLGVSPSLVDPDVVDAVRDGSVEVVAALTSFEGTSAVLTDRARLAADAVIAATGYRNGLAPLVGHLGVLTDAGRPMAHGDVAAAPGLWFHGLMPRPSLIGYTSMQSQRLAGRIAREIAEAGRPRRGKLF; encoded by the coding sequence ATGAGCGCGCCCGAGCACCAGGTCGTCGTCATCGGTGCGGGGATGGCCGGCCTCGGCGTCGCGCTGTGCCTCAGTGATCTCGCGGTGCGGTCCGTACTGGTGGACCGCGATGCCCGGGTCGGGGCGTCCTGGCGCAACCGCTACGACGCGCTGCGGCTGAACACCGGGGCACGCTACTCGCACCTGCCAAAGCGGCCGTACGCCAAGGGAACTCCGCAGTTCCCCACCCGGGATCAGGTCATCGCCCACCTCGACGAGCACGCCGGGCAGCGCGGCATCGAATGGCGCATGAACACCCCCGTCGAACGGGTGGTCCGCCGGACCCCGAGCGGGTGGGGCGTCGTCACCGGAGAGGGCATCGTCGACACCGCGCACGTCGTGGTGGCGACCGGGCCCGCGCACACCCCGTCCCTGCCGGACTGGCCGGGCTCCGAGTCATTCGCCGGCGAGGTGCTGCACTCCTCGGCCTACCGCAACCCCGCGCCGTTCGCCGGCAAGCGCGTGCTCGTCGTCGGAGCGGGTTCCTCCGGGATGGAGATCGCCCATGATCTCGCGAAGGGGGGAGCCGCCAAGGTCTGGCTGTCGGTGCGCACGCCGCCTAACCTGCTGCCGCGCACGGGTCCACTGGGGCAACCGAACGACGTCCTGTCCCGGCCGCTGTACCGGATACCGCCGCGCTGGGCCGACGCCATCTCCCGACGACGGCGTCTGGCGGCCTTCGGCGACCTCACCGACCTCGGTCTGCCGATCCCGGAGGAGGGCCCGTTCAGCAGGGCGCACCGGCTGGGGGTGTCGCCGTCGCTGGTGGATCCCGACGTCGTGGACGCCGTCCGCGACGGCTCGGTCGAGGTGGTGGCGGCCCTGACGTCGTTCGAGGGCACGTCGGCGGTCCTCACCGACCGGGCCCGGCTGGCCGCCGACGCCGTCATCGCGGCGACGGGCTACCGCAACGGGCTCGCGCCGCTCGTCGGGCATCTCGGCGTGCTGACCGATGCGGGCAGGCCGATGGCGCACGGTGACGTGGCCGCGGCGCCGGGCCTGTGGTTCCACGGTCTCATGCCAC
- the xerD gene encoding site-specific tyrosine recombinase XerD: MTTAVRQLDDQVQGYLDHLTIERGVADNTLSSYRRDLRRYVAHLAARGIDDVGKVAEDDVSEFLVSLRVGDEELGHVPLSAVSAARALIAVRGFHRFAAAEGLSTADVARGVKPPTPSRRLPKSISLDEVVALLEGAGGDGETDGPLTLRNRALLEVLYSTGARISEAVGLDVDDVDTESRSVLLRGKGGKQRLVPIGRPAVAALDAYLVRGRPDLARRGKGAQGAIFLNSRGGRLSRQSAWQVLQDAAERAGIAASVSPHTLRHSFATHLLEGGADVRVVQELLGHASVTTTQIYTLVTVSALREVWAGAHPRAR; encoded by the coding sequence GTGACGACCGCCGTCCGACAGCTCGACGATCAGGTGCAGGGGTACCTCGACCACCTGACGATCGAGCGCGGGGTGGCCGACAACACGCTCAGCTCCTACCGGCGCGACCTGCGGCGCTACGTCGCCCACCTCGCCGCCCGGGGCATCGACGACGTGGGGAAGGTCGCCGAAGACGACGTCAGCGAGTTCCTGGTGTCGCTGCGCGTCGGCGACGAGGAACTCGGCCACGTCCCGCTGTCGGCGGTGTCCGCGGCGCGCGCGCTGATCGCGGTCCGCGGGTTCCACCGGTTCGCCGCCGCCGAGGGGCTCAGCACCGCCGACGTCGCCCGCGGGGTCAAACCCCCCACCCCGAGCCGTCGGTTGCCGAAGAGCATCAGCCTCGACGAGGTCGTCGCGCTGCTGGAGGGCGCCGGCGGCGACGGCGAGACCGACGGGCCACTGACGCTGCGCAACCGCGCCCTGCTCGAGGTGCTGTACTCGACCGGCGCGCGCATCTCCGAGGCCGTCGGCCTCGACGTGGACGACGTCGACACCGAGTCACGGTCGGTCCTGCTACGCGGCAAGGGCGGCAAGCAGCGGTTGGTGCCGATCGGGCGGCCCGCGGTCGCCGCGCTGGACGCCTACCTCGTCCGCGGCCGGCCGGACCTGGCCCGCCGCGGCAAGGGCGCTCAGGGCGCGATCTTCCTCAACTCCCGCGGCGGCAGGCTGTCGCGGCAGAGTGCATGGCAGGTGTTGCAGGACGCCGCCGAGCGGGCGGGCATCGCGGCCTCGGTGTCACCGCACACGCTGCGGCACTCCTTCGCCACGCACCTGCTCGAGGGCGGCGCCGACGTCCGCGTCGTCCAGGAATTGCTCGGCCACGCCTCGGTCACCACGACGCAGATCTACACCCTGGTCACCGTGTCGGCGCTGCGCGAGGTGTGGGCGGGCGCCCATCCGCGGGCCCGGTAG
- a CDS encoding NUDIX domain-containing protein gives MAEHDFTTLDSETLYVGKIFALRADEVGMPGGGTARREVIENYGATGIVALNENDDVALILQYRHPIGRRLWELPAGLLDVSGEAPHLSAARELEEEAGLRARDWGVLVDVISAAGFSDESVRIYLATGITDVGRPDAHDEEADLTLQWFPLADAVDMVLTGTIVNSLAVAGILAAHTVRRDGRAVRPVDTPWPDRSTRFATRMAEG, from the coding sequence GTGGCTGAGCACGACTTCACCACGCTCGACAGCGAGACCCTCTACGTCGGGAAGATCTTCGCGCTGAGGGCCGACGAGGTCGGGATGCCGGGCGGTGGCACCGCGCGCCGCGAAGTCATCGAGAACTACGGCGCGACGGGCATCGTCGCCTTGAACGAGAACGACGACGTGGCGCTGATCCTCCAGTACCGCCACCCGATCGGCCGGCGACTGTGGGAGCTGCCCGCGGGCCTGCTCGACGTCTCCGGGGAGGCGCCGCACCTCAGCGCCGCCCGTGAGCTGGAAGAGGAAGCGGGCCTGCGCGCCCGTGACTGGGGCGTGCTGGTCGACGTCATCTCCGCGGCGGGCTTCAGCGACGAGAGCGTGCGCATCTACCTGGCCACCGGGATCACCGACGTCGGCCGCCCCGACGCGCACGACGAAGAGGCCGACCTGACGCTGCAGTGGTTTCCGCTCGCCGACGCGGTCGACATGGTGCTGACGGGCACGATCGTCAATTCCCTTGCCGTGGCGGGCATTCTGGCCGCTCACACCGTCAGGCGCGATGGCCGGGCGGTGCGCCCCGTCGACACGCCGTGGCCCGACCGGTCGACCAGGTTCGCCACGAGGATGGCCGAGGGGTGA
- a CDS encoding CTP synthase: protein MPGRASPLRRHPQTTTKHLFVSGGVASSLGKGLTASSLGQLLTARGLQVTMQKLDPYLNVDPGTMNPFQHGEVFVTEDGAETDLDVGHYERFLDRNLSGSANVTTGQVYSTVIAKERRGEYLGDTVQVIPHITDEIKRRILAMAAPDDEGNRPDVVITEIGGTVGDIESLPFLEAARQVRHEVGRENVFFLHVSLVPYLAPSGELKTKPTQHSVAALRSIGISPDALILRCDRDVPEPLKNKIALMCDVDVDGVISTPDAPSIYDIPKVLHREELDAYVVRRLNLPFRDVDWTEWDDLLRRVHEPQETVRIALVGKYIDLSDAYLSVAEALRAGGFRHRAKVEIRWVASDDCETDPSAALALNDVHGVLIPGGFGIRGIEGKLGAIKYARRQGIPVLGLCLGLQCIVIEAARSVGIEDANSAEFDPETPDPVISTMADQQDIVAGEADLGGTMRLGAYPAVLQEDSIVAQAYQSTQVSERHRHRYEVNNAYRDRIAESGLRFSGTSPDGHLVEFVEYDAAVHPFIVGTQAHPELKSRPTRPHPLFVAFVGAALDYKAAERLPVELATQRSNGAELPEPAHRG from the coding sequence TTGCCAGGCCGAGCCAGTCCGTTACGCAGGCACCCGCAGACCACGACCAAGCATCTGTTCGTCAGCGGCGGGGTGGCGTCCTCGCTCGGCAAGGGCCTCACCGCGAGCAGCCTCGGCCAGTTGCTCACCGCGCGCGGTCTGCAGGTCACCATGCAGAAGCTCGATCCCTATCTCAACGTGGACCCGGGCACCATGAACCCGTTCCAGCACGGCGAGGTGTTCGTCACCGAGGACGGCGCGGAGACCGACCTCGACGTCGGCCACTACGAGCGCTTCCTGGATCGCAATCTGTCGGGCTCGGCGAATGTGACCACGGGGCAGGTGTATTCGACCGTGATCGCCAAGGAGCGCCGCGGTGAGTACCTCGGCGACACCGTGCAGGTGATCCCGCACATCACCGACGAGATCAAGCGCCGCATCCTGGCGATGGCCGCACCGGACGACGAGGGCAACCGTCCCGACGTCGTCATCACCGAGATCGGTGGCACGGTCGGCGACATCGAGTCGCTGCCCTTCCTCGAGGCCGCCCGTCAGGTCCGCCACGAGGTCGGTCGCGAGAACGTGTTCTTCCTGCACGTGTCGCTGGTGCCCTACCTCGCGCCATCGGGGGAACTGAAGACCAAGCCGACCCAGCACTCGGTGGCCGCGCTGCGCAGCATCGGCATCAGTCCGGACGCGCTGATCCTGCGCTGCGACCGCGACGTGCCCGAGCCGCTGAAGAACAAGATCGCGCTGATGTGCGACGTCGACGTCGACGGCGTGATCTCCACCCCCGACGCGCCGTCGATCTACGACATCCCGAAGGTGCTGCACCGCGAGGAACTCGACGCCTACGTGGTGCGCCGGCTCAACCTGCCGTTCCGCGACGTCGACTGGACCGAGTGGGACGACCTCCTGCGGCGCGTGCACGAGCCGCAGGAGACCGTGCGAATTGCCTTGGTGGGCAAGTACATCGACCTCTCCGATGCCTACCTCTCGGTGGCGGAGGCGCTGCGGGCCGGTGGCTTCCGGCACCGCGCCAAGGTCGAGATCCGCTGGGTCGCCTCCGACGACTGCGAGACCGACCCCAGCGCGGCGTTGGCGCTCAACGACGTGCACGGGGTGCTCATCCCCGGCGGGTTCGGCATCCGTGGCATCGAGGGCAAGCTCGGCGCCATCAAATATGCCCGCAGGCAAGGCATTCCAGTGCTCGGCCTCTGCCTCGGCCTGCAGTGCATCGTGATCGAAGCCGCGCGCTCGGTCGGCATCGAGGACGCCAACTCCGCCGAGTTCGACCCGGAGACGCCGGACCCGGTGATCTCCACGATGGCCGATCAGCAGGACATCGTGGCGGGGGAGGCGGACCTCGGTGGCACCATGCGATTGGGCGCGTATCCCGCTGTGCTGCAAGAGGATTCGATCGTCGCGCAGGCCTACCAGTCGACGCAGGTGTCCGAGCGGCACCGGCACCGCTACGAGGTCAACAACGCCTACCGCGACCGCATCGCCGAGAGCGGACTGCGCTTCTCCGGCACCTCACCCGACGGCCACCTGGTCGAGTTCGTGGAATACGACGCGGCGGTGCACCCGTTCATCGTCGGGACCCAGGCGCACCCGGAGCTGAAGAGCAGGCCGACGCGGCCGCATCCGCTGTTCGTCGCGTTCGTCGGGGCCGCCCTGGACTACAAGGCCGCCGAACGGCTGCCCGTCGAGCTGGCGACCCAGCGGTCCAACGGCGCCGAGCTGCCAGAACCCGCGCACCGTGGCTGA
- a CDS encoding copper transporter — MISLRSHAISLAAVFLALAVGVALGSGLLSNTLLAGLKDDKAQLQNQINGLTDQKNALNQKLDAAADFDAQMSPRMLRDAMKGKSVVMFRTPDAADDDVQAVSRLVGQAGGVVTGTVTLTKEFVDANSSEKLLSVVNSPIVPAGRQLSTTSVDQGSQAGDLLGIALLTGRDPAAPAVDDGQRDAVLSALRDTGFVTYGSDRIGPAETAVIVTGGGLADDAGNQGATVARFAAGLAPHGTGTLVAGRDGSASGTGAVAVVRADASLNGSVSTVDDVDSQSGRITSVLALQEMTGGGRPGQYGIGRGAASVTVAQ, encoded by the coding sequence GTGATTTCCCTTCGCTCGCATGCCATTTCGCTGGCTGCGGTGTTCCTGGCCCTGGCCGTCGGGGTAGCCCTGGGCTCCGGTCTGCTGTCGAACACGCTGCTGGCCGGGCTCAAGGACGACAAGGCGCAACTGCAGAACCAGATCAACGGGTTGACCGACCAGAAGAACGCGCTGAACCAAAAGCTCGACGCCGCAGCCGACTTCGACGCGCAGATGTCGCCGAGAATGCTGCGCGACGCCATGAAGGGCAAGTCGGTCGTGATGTTCCGTACCCCGGACGCCGCCGACGACGACGTCCAGGCCGTGTCGCGGCTGGTGGGTCAGGCCGGCGGCGTCGTGACGGGCACCGTGACGCTGACCAAGGAGTTCGTCGACGCCAACTCCTCGGAGAAGCTGCTGTCGGTGGTCAATTCGCCCATCGTGCCGGCGGGCCGCCAGCTCAGCACGACGTCGGTCGACCAGGGGTCGCAGGCGGGCGACCTGCTGGGCATCGCCCTGCTGACCGGTCGGGATCCGGCCGCCCCCGCCGTCGACGACGGCCAGCGCGACGCCGTGCTGAGCGCGCTGCGGGACACGGGCTTCGTCACCTACGGGTCCGACCGGATCGGCCCTGCGGAGACGGCGGTGATCGTGACCGGTGGGGGACTCGCCGACGATGCGGGCAACCAGGGCGCGACGGTGGCCCGGTTCGCCGCCGGGCTGGCTCCGCACGGCACGGGCACGCTGGTCGCGGGCCGGGACGGGTCGGCGTCTGGAACCGGGGCCGTCGCGGTGGTCCGCGCCGACGCCAGCTTGAACGGGTCGGTGAGCACGGTCGACGACGTCGACAGCCAGTCGGGTCGGATCACCTCGGTGCTTGCGCTGCAGGAGATGACCGGCGGTGGCCGTCCCGGCCAGTACGGCATCGGCCGCGGCGCGGCGTCGGTGACCGTCGCCCAGTAG
- the steA gene encoding putative cytokinetic ring protein SteA, giving the protein MKMSALLSRNAGSRPGVSGTARVDRDIDRLLRRVGPGDIVVMDALDLDRITADALVDAQIAAVVNASPSISGRYPNLGPEVLVANGVVLIDEAGVEVFKKVKDGAKVRLHNGGVYSGDRRIAHGTERNDEEIHDLMHEAKSGLVAHLEAFAGNTIEFIRSESPLLIDGMGIPDIDVDLHRRHVVIVADEADAAEDLKALKPFIKEYQPVLVGVGAGADVLRQAGHRPALIVGDPEEMSVEVLRSGAQVVLPADADGHAKGLERIQDLGVGAMTFPAAGSAADLAMLLCDHHGASLIVTAGHNASIEEFFDRTRQQSNPSTFLTRLKVGEKLVDAKAVATLYRSRVSGGAIALLVLAMLVAVIAALWVSRADTVVIDWLTQYWNQFSLWVQGLVT; this is encoded by the coding sequence ATGAAGATGTCAGCGCTGCTCTCGCGTAATGCCGGCTCCCGTCCCGGCGTATCCGGCACGGCTCGCGTCGACCGCGACATCGACCGCCTGTTGCGCCGCGTGGGTCCCGGGGACATCGTCGTCATGGACGCGCTCGACCTCGACCGGATCACCGCCGACGCCCTGGTGGATGCGCAGATCGCCGCCGTCGTCAACGCGTCCCCCTCGATCTCGGGTCGCTACCCCAATCTCGGCCCGGAGGTCCTCGTCGCCAACGGTGTCGTGCTCATCGACGAGGCGGGCGTCGAGGTCTTCAAGAAGGTCAAGGACGGCGCGAAGGTGCGGCTGCACAACGGCGGCGTCTACTCCGGTGACCGCCGCATCGCGCACGGCACCGAGCGCAACGACGAAGAGATCCACGACCTCATGCACGAGGCCAAGAGCGGCCTGGTCGCCCACCTCGAGGCGTTCGCCGGCAACACCATCGAGTTCATCCGCAGCGAGAGCCCGCTGCTGATCGACGGCATGGGCATTCCGGACATCGACGTCGACCTGCACCGCAGGCACGTCGTCATCGTGGCCGACGAAGCCGACGCCGCAGAGGATCTCAAGGCGCTCAAGCCGTTCATCAAGGAGTACCAGCCCGTGCTGGTCGGGGTCGGCGCCGGCGCCGACGTGCTGCGCCAGGCCGGTCACCGGCCCGCGCTCATCGTGGGCGATCCGGAGGAGATGAGCGTCGAGGTGCTGCGCTCCGGTGCGCAGGTCGTGCTTCCCGCCGACGCCGACGGCCACGCCAAGGGTCTCGAGCGCATCCAGGACCTCGGCGTGGGCGCGATGACCTTCCCCGCCGCCGGATCAGCCGCCGACCTGGCGATGCTGCTGTGCGACCACCATGGGGCGTCGCTGATCGTCACCGCCGGTCACAACGCCAGCATCGAGGAGTTCTTCGACCGCACCCGCCAGCAGAGCAACCCCTCGACGTTCCTGACGCGGCTCAAGGTGGGCGAGAAGCTCGTCGACGCCAAGGCCGTCGCCACGCTGTACCGCAGCCGGGTCTCGGGCGGCGCGATCGCGCTCCTGGTGCTGGCCATGCTGGTGGCCGTGATCGCCGCGCTGTGGGTGTCGCGTGCGGACACCGTCGTGATCGATTGGCTCACCCAGTACTGGAACCAGTTCTCCCTGTGGGTGCAGGGCCTGGTCACCTGA
- the recN gene encoding DNA repair protein RecN yields MLAEIRIQELGAIRAATAEFDRGLTVLTGETGAGKTMVVTGLHLLGGARADASRVRSGSERAVVEGRFTTTELGGVVAERIDEILDSSGADRDDDGSVIAARSVSRDGPSRAYLGGRSVPAKSLSTFTTELLALHGQNDQLRLMRSDEQRAALDRFADVATPLTRYRALRDEWLARRRDLTDRRRRARELALEADRLQFGLGEIDAVAPEPGEDESLVAEIRRLSELDALRDAAQTARVALSGEVDDSGQGAVSAVDAMAQSKAVLQSTDDAVLRAQGERLGEALAIAGDVAAELGAYLADLPSDASTLESKLARQGELRNLTRKYAADVDGVLAWADEARGRLAQLDVSEETLAGLQQQVDDLEGKVVAAAADVTKVRTKAAKAMAKAVTAELAGLAMAGAGFAITVGPLLARADDSAPLTLPSGELVHAGHDGVDAVEFGFTPHSGSDVLPLAKSASGGELSRVMLALEVVLAASAEGTTMVFDEVDAGVGGRAAVQIGKRLARLARTHQVIVVTHLPQVAAYADVHLVVDSGSGKGKSSEVRRLDDDDRVSELARMLAGLGESDSGRAHARELLESAHRESETEPSA; encoded by the coding sequence GTGCTCGCTGAGATCCGCATTCAAGAGCTCGGCGCGATCAGGGCGGCCACCGCGGAGTTCGATCGCGGCCTCACGGTGCTGACGGGGGAGACCGGAGCCGGCAAGACGATGGTCGTCACCGGCCTGCATCTGCTCGGCGGTGCGCGTGCCGACGCCAGCCGGGTGCGGTCGGGTTCGGAGCGTGCGGTGGTCGAGGGCCGGTTCACCACGACCGAACTGGGCGGGGTGGTGGCGGAGCGCATCGACGAGATCCTCGACTCCTCGGGCGCCGACCGCGACGACGACGGCAGTGTCATCGCCGCGCGCTCGGTCAGTCGTGACGGCCCGTCGCGCGCGTACCTCGGCGGCCGTAGCGTGCCCGCCAAGTCGCTCAGCACGTTCACCACCGAACTCCTTGCGCTGCATGGGCAGAACGATCAGCTCCGGTTGATGCGATCCGACGAGCAGCGCGCTGCCCTCGACCGGTTCGCCGACGTCGCCACACCGCTGACGCGGTACCGCGCACTGCGCGACGAATGGCTGGCGCGGCGGCGTGACCTGACCGACCGTCGGCGCCGGGCCCGGGAACTGGCGTTGGAGGCCGACCGGCTGCAGTTCGGTCTCGGCGAGATCGACGCCGTCGCCCCCGAACCCGGTGAGGACGAGTCGCTGGTGGCCGAGATCCGCAGGTTGTCCGAATTGGATGCCCTGCGCGACGCGGCTCAGACCGCCCGGGTCGCGCTGTCCGGCGAGGTCGACGATTCCGGTCAGGGCGCGGTCTCGGCGGTCGACGCGATGGCGCAGTCGAAGGCGGTGCTGCAGTCCACCGACGACGCGGTGCTCCGCGCGCAGGGCGAGCGATTGGGCGAGGCGCTCGCCATCGCCGGTGACGTCGCCGCCGAGCTCGGTGCGTACCTTGCCGACTTACCCAGCGACGCAAGCACTTTGGAATCCAAGCTGGCGCGGCAGGGGGAGTTGAGGAACCTCACCCGCAAGTACGCCGCCGACGTCGACGGCGTGCTGGCGTGGGCCGATGAGGCCCGGGGCCGGCTCGCCCAGCTCGACGTGTCCGAGGAGACGCTGGCGGGCCTGCAGCAGCAGGTCGACGATCTCGAGGGCAAGGTCGTCGCGGCCGCCGCCGACGTCACCAAGGTGCGGACCAAGGCGGCCAAGGCCATGGCGAAGGCCGTGACGGCTGAGCTCGCCGGGCTGGCGATGGCGGGTGCGGGTTTCGCGATCACGGTCGGCCCGCTGCTGGCCAGGGCGGACGACTCGGCGCCGCTGACGCTCCCCTCCGGTGAACTGGTGCACGCGGGTCACGACGGCGTCGACGCCGTGGAGTTCGGGTTCACGCCGCACTCGGGGTCCGACGTCCTGCCGCTGGCCAAGAGCGCCTCGGGCGGCGAGCTGTCGCGGGTGATGCTGGCTCTGGAGGTGGTGCTGGCCGCGTCGGCCGAGGGCACCACGATGGTCTTCGACGAGGTCGATGCCGGGGTCGGCGGTCGGGCCGCCGTGCAGATCGGCAAGCGGCTGGCGCGGCTGGCCCGCACGCACCAGGTCATCGTCGTCACGCACCTGCCCCAGGTGGCGGCGTACGCCGACGTCCACCTCGTCGTCGACAGCGGCTCGGGCAAGGGGAAGTCGAGTGAGGTGCGGCGCCTCGACGACGACGACCGCGTCAGCGAGCTGGCCCGGATGCTCGCCGGACTCGGCGAATCCGACAGTGGCCGAGCACATGCCAGGGAACTGCTCGAGTCGGCGCACCGCGAATCCGAGACCGAACCGTCGGCATGA
- a CDS encoding NAD kinase has product MTGERQVLLVVHTGRDEATETARRVEKVLAENGIGLRVLAAESVDHQPLYLGAAELDAIGVEVEVVDADERAAEGCEMVLVLGGDGTFLRAAELARNVEIPVLGVNLGRIGFLAEAEASAIDTVLEKVISRNYRVEERMTLDIVVRVDGKITHRGWALNEASLEKGPRLGVLGVVLEVDGRPVSAFGCDGVLVSTPTGSTAYAFSAGGPILWPDLESILVVPNNAHALFARPMVTSPDASIAIEVEASGYDAMVFCDGRREMVVPAGGRLEVTRCGTPLKWIRLDSAPFTDRLVRKFQLPVTGWRGHRAR; this is encoded by the coding sequence ATGACCGGCGAGCGCCAGGTTCTGCTCGTCGTCCACACCGGTCGGGACGAGGCCACCGAGACCGCCCGCCGGGTGGAGAAGGTGTTGGCGGAGAACGGGATTGGTCTGCGCGTGCTCGCCGCCGAGAGCGTCGACCACCAGCCGCTGTACCTCGGGGCCGCCGAGCTGGACGCGATCGGCGTCGAGGTGGAGGTCGTCGATGCCGACGAGCGCGCCGCCGAGGGGTGTGAGATGGTGCTCGTCCTCGGCGGTGACGGCACGTTCCTGCGGGCCGCCGAATTGGCCCGCAACGTCGAGATCCCCGTGCTGGGGGTCAACCTGGGCCGCATCGGATTCCTGGCCGAGGCCGAGGCGTCGGCGATCGACACCGTGCTCGAGAAGGTCATCAGCCGGAACTACCGCGTCGAGGAGCGCATGACGCTGGACATCGTCGTGCGCGTGGACGGCAAGATCACCCACCGCGGCTGGGCGCTCAACGAGGCCAGCCTGGAGAAGGGGCCGCGGCTCGGCGTGCTCGGGGTCGTGCTGGAGGTCGACGGCCGTCCGGTGTCGGCATTCGGGTGCGACGGCGTTCTGGTGTCGACGCCCACCGGGTCGACGGCCTACGCGTTCTCGGCCGGTGGCCCCATCCTTTGGCCCGACCTCGAGTCGATCCTGGTGGTGCCCAACAACGCTCACGCCCTGTTCGCTCGCCCGATGGTCACCAGCCCGGACGCGTCGATCGCGATCGAGGTCGAGGCCAGCGGGTACGACGCGATGGTGTTCTGCGACGGCCGCCGCGAGATGGTGGTGCCCGCCGGCGGTCGTCTCGAGGTCACCCGCTGCGGCACGCCGCTGAAGTGGATCCGCCTGGACAGCGCACCGTTCACCGATCGACTGGTACGCAAGTTCCAATTGCCGGTGACCGGCTGGCGGGGGCACCGTGCTCGCTGA
- a CDS encoding TlyA family RNA methyltransferase — MTRRARVDAELVRRGLARSRQQAAELIGAGRVSIDGMPAAKPATAVSTDAKLAVTGTDERVWVSRGAHKLIGALDAFDVAVHGRRCLDAGASTGGFTEVLLDRGARQVVAADVGYGQLAWSLRSDDRVVVVERTNVRSLTADAIGGPVDLVVADLSFISLGTVLPALVSCASDDADIVPMVKPQFEVGKDRVGAGGVVSDPAVRADAVLSVARRAVELGWLPVDVTSSPLPGPSGNVEFFLRLRASTDRPLLGESLEDAVRRAIEEGPQ, encoded by the coding sequence GTGACTCGGCGCGCTCGTGTTGATGCCGAGCTGGTCCGGCGTGGCCTCGCGCGGTCCCGGCAACAGGCGGCCGAGCTGATCGGCGCCGGTCGGGTCAGCATCGACGGTATGCCCGCCGCGAAGCCGGCCACCGCGGTCAGCACCGACGCCAAGCTCGCCGTCACCGGAACCGACGAACGCGTCTGGGTGTCGCGGGGCGCGCACAAGCTCATCGGCGCCCTCGACGCATTCGACGTCGCGGTGCACGGGCGACGATGCCTCGACGCCGGTGCGTCGACCGGCGGCTTCACCGAGGTCCTGCTGGACCGCGGCGCCCGGCAGGTCGTGGCGGCCGACGTCGGCTACGGCCAGCTCGCGTGGTCGCTGCGATCCGACGACAGGGTCGTCGTCGTCGAGCGCACCAACGTCAGGTCGTTGACCGCCGACGCGATCGGCGGACCGGTCGACCTGGTGGTCGCCGACCTGTCGTTCATCTCGCTGGGCACGGTGCTGCCCGCGCTCGTCTCCTGCGCGTCGGACGACGCCGATATCGTTCCCATGGTGAAGCCACAATTCGAGGTGGGCAAGGACCGGGTCGGGGCCGGGGGCGTGGTCTCCGATCCCGCGGTCAGGGCCGACGCGGTGTTGTCGGTGGCGCGCCGGGCGGTCGAGCTCGGCTGGCTGCCCGTCGACGTCACGTCCAGTCCGTTGCCCGGACCGTCGGGCAACGTCGAGTTCTTCCTGCGACTGCGGGCCAGCACCGACCGTCCCCTGCTGGGCGAATCACTCGAGGATGCGGTACGTCGAGCCATCGAAGAGGGGCCCCAATGA